The Pseudomonas alkylphenolica genomic sequence TCGTTATCGGTCTGGCGCTGCAGAGCACACTCAGCGATGTGTTCTCCGGCATCGTTCTCAACACTACCCGCCCCTATCAGGTCGGTGACTCGATCAGCATCGACGGCACCGAAGGCAAAGTAATCGACATCGACTGGCGCGCCACCCGCCTGCTCACAAGCAACGGCAGCATGGCGGTGATCCCCAACTCGGTCGCAGCCAAAGCCAAGCTGCTCAATTTCAGCCAGCCCAACGATGTACACGGTGTCTCCATCAGCGTCGTGGTACCTGCCAAGGTGCGCCCGCGGCGAGTGCTTGATGCCCTGGAAAAAACCCTGCAGGGCACGCGCACGCTGCTCGCCACACCGCCGCCCAAAGCGACGATCAAGAACTCGACCCTGGAGTCGGTGGAGTACGAAGCGAGTGGTTTCGTCAGCGCCATGAGCCAGAAAGTCGAAGTGCGCAACCATATGTTCGACCTCGCCCACCGCCACCTTGAAGCGGCAGGTGTGGTCTGGAACAGCGACACCTTGACGCCGCAAACCTGGAATCGGCAACGTGCATTGCTTGAGGATGTGCGGATCTTCCGCTCACTGAGCAGCGAGGAAAAAGACAGTCTCAGCCAGCGTATGACTGCGGTGGAATACCTGGCCGATCAGGTGATCCTCGGGGTTGGCGATAGCTCGGATTACCTGTTGGTGATCGGCACAGGCGTGGTGTCTGCGGGCATCCGCGATGGCGACAAGCTGATCGAGGCCGGACGCATGGGGCCAGGTGAGGTGCTGGGCCTGGAAGGCTTGCTGGAGACGGACGATTCCACCGCCGAATTCCGCACCCTGACCAGCTGCATCCTCTACCGTATCGACAAGGCTGAAGTGCGCAGTTGCCTGGAGCAACGCGGTGAGGTCAAGACGGCGTTGATCAAGCTGCAACGCATTCGCCAGCAAACCCGCCAGTCGCTGTTGGAGCAGAAACCGGCAGCCATCAAGAAAGGCGGCTTTCTCAGCTGGCTGCACAAGTAGCGGTTACAGCACCACGCGCAAGCACTGCCCGGCGTGATACAGCGAGAACCCGGTTTCGTAGAAGCCGGTGCGCAGCGCCGGGGCCGATACCGGTTTCATCGGCGAGAACGGAATCGGCAAGGCATCCGGGTTGTCCTGCAGCAGGAACCGGGCGAAGGCTTTACCGATCACCGTGCCGGTGGTGTTGCCTCGGCCATTGTAGCCAGTCACCGCAACCAGGCCCGGGGCCGGTTCGAACAGGCGCATCAGGTGGTCAGGGGTGAAGTCGATGCAGCCGGTCCAGTGCATTTGCCACTCGACCTTGCCCAACTGCGGGAAGTAGTGATTCTGGATACGGTCGGCCCAGCTGCGGATGAACCAGCTCGGCTTGTTGTCGACCCGTCCCAGGCTACCGAGCAGCAGGCGGCCTTCATCGTCGCGACGAATGCTGCTCAGCACCGTGCGGGTATCCCAGGAACCCTGGCCGTGCTTGAGCACGTTATCGGCGGCTTCGCCTTGCAGCGGCACAGAGGCGACCTGGTAGTAGTAACCACGGAAGAAGTGCTTCTGCAGGGTCGTCCAGTCGCCTTCGGTGTAGGCGCCGGTCGAGATCACCACCTTGTCGGCACTGACCGAGCCCTGGCCGGTCTTAACCCGCCAGCCACGACCTTCGCGCTCCAGCCCCTCGACTGCCGACTGCTGAAATATCTGCCCGCCCAGACGGGTGACAGCCGCAGCCAGGCCTTGGGTGTAAGCCATGGGGTTGATGGTGCCGGCGCGGCGATCGAGCAGCGCGGCGGAAATCTTGTCGGTACCGCAGTACT encodes the following:
- a CDS encoding mechanosensitive ion channel family protein, which produces MFAFAQSYPLLIGITLIALDLLLWQVIPVSRRPLRIGLRLGVFLLFTWVLISAGVSPLQAAPWVEDVPRNLLATVLGIGWWLFAARTVTVVIGVILGSRSGHTGRLLQDVLGAVIFLVAVVAAAAYVLQLPVKGLLATSGVMAIVIGLALQSTLSDVFSGIVLNTTRPYQVGDSISIDGTEGKVIDIDWRATRLLTSNGSMAVIPNSVAAKAKLLNFSQPNDVHGVSISVVVPAKVRPRRVLDALEKTLQGTRTLLATPPPKATIKNSTLESVEYEASGFVSAMSQKVEVRNHMFDLAHRHLEAAGVVWNSDTLTPQTWNRQRALLEDVRIFRSLSSEEKDSLSQRMTAVEYLADQVILGVGDSSDYLLVIGTGVVSAGIRDGDKLIEAGRMGPGEVLGLEGLLETDDSTAEFRTLTSCILYRIDKAEVRSCLEQRGEVKTALIKLQRIRQQTRQSLLEQKPAAIKKGGFLSWLHK
- the amaA gene encoding L-pipecolate oxidase, which encodes MPELRQQCLWEHVTRLATPVDKLASELKADVCVIGGGITGLSAALHLLEAGKSVVLLEAWKIGHGGSGRNVGLVNAGTWIRPDDVEATLGHEQGSRLNKVLGEAPAEVFATIKRLGIDCQAHNSGTLHMAHNASGVADLEARHQQWSRRGADVELLTGARCEEYCGTDKISAALLDRRAGTINPMAYTQGLAAAVTRLGGQIFQQSAVEGLEREGRGWRVKTGQGSVSADKVVISTGAYTEGDWTTLQKHFFRGYYYQVASVPLQGEAADNVLKHGQGSWDTRTVLSSIRRDDEGRLLLGSLGRVDNKPSWFIRSWADRIQNHYFPQLGKVEWQMHWTGCIDFTPDHLMRLFEPAPGLVAVTGYNGRGNTTGTVIGKAFARFLLQDNPDALPIPFSPMKPVSAPALRTGFYETGFSLYHAGQCLRVVL